One Lentisphaera araneosa HTCC2155 DNA window includes the following coding sequences:
- a CDS encoding ISNCY-like element ISLar7 family transposase, which translates to MRNFTSTQAELGENPLLGVTPIEQVRLDTYCRDEITKTLRGLQEIYRNKVLLKEIQDVLSELVPKGTSWNDGRKGMDLWVIFVLGTLRLSCNWDYDKLKSCYDYHHKIREICGVDLFCDVDIVTGRQTIHDNVSLFTKKIANKISKLVVAFSHELLFPEERELHSRCDSFVFETNVHFPTDLNLLKDSVRKVLSIGGKLASSLKITGWREVKSQQKKFHSLYNKLSKMRHSNSKKEERKEKRRLEIEEIIKDYLSVARAHLLKARTLQNSLDEECPKLQLNMDYTDLFIKQISRRVLNGETISPDEKVYSIFEPHTEWICKGKAGIRQELGVKVCVVEDQFGFILDHRIMKGEQDKDVAVEMVRKSKELYPGLTSMSFDKGFYSKVDKDGQNNHSRIEALEVRAHLPVKGRRNKAAQERESKEAFVVARKQHPAVESAINALESHGFDRCPDKGTPNFERYAAMAISASNIHHLGAIIMAREIKVLRRKRKSA; encoded by the coding sequence ATGCGTAATTTTACAAGTACACAAGCAGAATTAGGAGAAAACCCACTTCTCGGAGTCACGCCAATTGAACAAGTGAGACTCGACACATACTGCCGTGATGAAATAACCAAAACTCTTCGTGGTTTACAAGAAATTTATCGAAACAAAGTTTTACTCAAAGAAATCCAAGATGTTTTGTCTGAATTAGTTCCTAAAGGAACATCCTGGAATGATGGACGTAAAGGAATGGATCTCTGGGTTATTTTTGTTTTAGGCACTTTGCGTTTGAGCTGTAATTGGGATTATGACAAGCTCAAAAGTTGCTATGATTATCATCACAAAATTCGGGAGATCTGTGGAGTTGATCTTTTTTGTGATGTCGACATAGTTACAGGACGCCAAACAATACACGATAACGTTAGCCTTTTTACAAAAAAAATTGCCAATAAAATTAGTAAACTCGTAGTTGCTTTCAGCCATGAATTACTTTTCCCAGAAGAACGAGAATTACATAGTCGTTGCGATTCTTTTGTTTTTGAAACGAATGTTCATTTCCCCACTGATTTGAATCTATTAAAAGATTCTGTACGCAAAGTATTGAGCATCGGAGGCAAATTGGCTTCATCTTTGAAAATCACTGGCTGGCGTGAAGTAAAAAGCCAGCAAAAGAAATTCCATAGCCTTTATAATAAACTGAGCAAGATGCGTCACTCTAACTCGAAGAAAGAAGAGCGAAAGGAAAAACGTCGCTTAGAAATAGAGGAGATAATTAAGGATTACCTTAGTGTGGCTCGAGCTCATTTACTCAAAGCAAGAACTCTCCAGAATTCTTTAGATGAAGAGTGTCCCAAGCTTCAGTTAAACATGGATTACACGGACTTATTCATTAAGCAAATAAGTCGTAGAGTTCTTAATGGAGAGACTATTTCACCCGATGAAAAGGTGTATTCGATTTTTGAACCTCACACAGAATGGATATGCAAAGGAAAAGCTGGGATTCGTCAGGAACTTGGCGTGAAGGTATGTGTAGTTGAAGATCAGTTTGGCTTTATTCTCGACCATAGGATCATGAAGGGCGAGCAGGATAAAGACGTGGCGGTTGAAATGGTTCGTAAAAGTAAGGAGCTGTACCCTGGGCTGACATCGATGAGTTTTGATAAGGGTTTTTATTCAAAGGTAGATAAGGATGGTCAAAATAATCACTCCCGCATTGAAGCATTAGAGGTAAGAGCTCACCTCCCTGTAAAAGGTCGCCGAAATAAAGCTGCTCAAGAGCGTGAAAGTAAGGAGGCCTTTGTCGTCGCTCGCAAACAACACCCCGCAGTTGAATCAGCTATTAACGCTCTTGAAAGTCATGGTTTTGACCGATGCCCTGATAAGGGTACTCCTAATTTCGAACGTTATGCCGCTATGGCGATAAGTGCCAGTAATATCCATCATCTTGGTGCTATCATCATGGCCAGAGAAATCAAAGTCCTACGTAGAAAAAGAAAAAGCGCTTAA
- a CDS encoding transposase: MKHISSIGIDEIHMGKRIGDKGYLTIVRDLKSGATLFVGKGKKGECLDGFMKKLKSSKANIEFVAVDLAPSFTAWIKANLPHAIIVYDHFHVIKLMNDRLNKVRRRISRELEDEDKGEIKGLRWKFNRNNEDLEETAQAEIKQCCTLFSELGITYALKEALRRFIVSKI; this comes from the coding sequence TTGAAACATATTAGTTCTATTGGCATCGATGAAATCCATATGGGAAAACGAATTGGCGACAAAGGCTATTTGACAATTGTGCGAGATCTAAAAAGCGGGGCGACTTTATTTGTAGGCAAAGGAAAAAAGGGGGAGTGCCTAGATGGTTTTATGAAAAAACTGAAATCCAGTAAAGCGAATATTGAGTTTGTCGCTGTGGATCTAGCTCCATCTTTTACAGCATGGATTAAGGCTAATTTGCCTCATGCTATAATTGTTTATGATCACTTTCATGTCATCAAACTTATGAATGATAGGCTAAATAAAGTTCGAAGAAGAATTTCCAGAGAACTGGAAGATGAAGACAAGGGTGAAATCAAAGGTCTGCGATGGAAGTTTAACAGAAACAATGAAGACCTTGAAGAAACCGCTCAAGCTGAAATAAAACAATGCTGCACCTTGTTTTCAGAACTGGGTATTACATACGCTTTAAAAGAAGCATTGAGAAGATTTATCGTATCAAAGATTTAG
- a CDS encoding transposase has protein sequence MKDTIRYSESFKQKVVNEISKGKFISCGEASQAYGISGSCTVRAWVKKYGRTDLLPKVIEVESENDIDEIKALKKHIAELEKTVTELAISDVMNKAYFDIACDKFGVSDKVAFKKKVDAKLSGESE, from the coding sequence ATGAAAGATACAATAAGATATAGTGAATCATTTAAACAAAAAGTGGTAAACGAAATCTCCAAAGGTAAGTTTATAAGCTGTGGAGAAGCGAGCCAAGCGTATGGGATATCAGGCTCTTGTACAGTAAGAGCCTGGGTCAAAAAGTATGGTAGAACAGACTTGTTACCAAAGGTGATTGAAGTGGAATCAGAAAATGATATTGATGAGATTAAAGCTCTTAAAAAGCATATTGCTGAGTTAGAGAAAACAGTAACTGAACTAGCTATAAGTGATGTTATGAATAAAGCTTACTTTGATATAGCGTGTGATAAGTTCGGTGTTTCAGATAAAGTCGCATTCAAAAAAAAAGTCGATGCGAAGCTGTCTGGAGAGTCAGAGTAG
- a CDS encoding site-specific integrase yields the protein MSVGRPKKASLYKPRQTWFCKFYNVDNIRCNKSLKTKDQSEAEYRRNQLDRLTKAKLHINDSSNKELDPVVYELYYGEKRPYTVPDKIHDYAKQAKEEGDCAFIAGLLEHNAYLEAEVTRLKHIEVEYESLKKATLAKIASAKVVSMDIAINDFDKYIRDKVTAHSAKGYLRYARKIQVMYPTKNVGDYNWDDIDDFIEVDAKLVQKGKSLNNRKVKVRALLSRFFSWAAKKYRIPNPVKDLEKYSKDQLDIIWYDVPQVERVLNSCDSYWAGILATMAYTGIGPKELSGITRSDFEEIHGEYFLFIEANQHRGTKRDNRKRSVNVDKQYLLPRILKFIDDNHAGDEILFALPSDYKITRDINITHHEKWVPDEIGRNANRDILAAHGMKVKNLRNTMGSLMLRSGYTVEEVAVVLGNSPEVVRAHYARLLSNEVKVQLKEVKKSEVIRAKKKPSDT from the coding sequence ATGAGTGTGGGAAGACCTAAAAAAGCTTCGCTCTATAAACCGCGCCAAACGTGGTTTTGTAAGTTTTATAATGTTGATAATATCAGATGTAATAAATCATTAAAAACTAAAGATCAGAGTGAAGCTGAGTATCGTCGAAACCAATTGGATCGTTTAACTAAAGCGAAACTTCATATAAATGATTCAAGTAATAAAGAATTAGATCCAGTCGTATATGAACTGTATTACGGAGAGAAGCGACCGTATACAGTTCCTGATAAGATCCATGATTATGCGAAGCAAGCAAAGGAAGAAGGCGATTGTGCATTCATCGCTGGACTACTAGAACATAATGCTTATCTCGAAGCTGAAGTTACTAGGTTAAAACATATTGAAGTTGAATATGAATCTTTGAAAAAAGCCACCTTAGCCAAGATCGCATCGGCAAAAGTTGTATCTATGGATATAGCCATCAATGATTTTGATAAGTATATCCGAGATAAAGTTACAGCCCATAGTGCTAAAGGTTATTTGCGCTACGCTAGAAAAATACAGGTAATGTACCCTACGAAAAATGTGGGAGATTACAACTGGGACGATATTGATGATTTCATTGAAGTGGATGCAAAGCTAGTTCAAAAAGGCAAATCACTAAATAACCGAAAAGTAAAAGTTCGTGCTTTATTATCTCGATTTTTTTCTTGGGCAGCCAAGAAGTATAGAATACCGAATCCGGTTAAAGATTTGGAGAAATACAGCAAAGATCAACTCGATATAATTTGGTATGATGTACCACAAGTAGAACGTGTCTTAAACTCTTGTGATTCTTATTGGGCAGGGATTTTAGCAACTATGGCCTATACGGGAATTGGTCCCAAAGAGTTGTCAGGAATTACTAGGAGTGATTTTGAAGAAATCCACGGTGAGTATTTTTTGTTTATTGAAGCTAATCAACATCGAGGGACAAAACGAGATAATCGTAAACGCTCCGTCAATGTAGATAAACAATATCTGTTACCACGTATCCTGAAGTTCATTGATGACAACCATGCGGGCGACGAGATATTATTTGCCTTACCAAGTGATTATAAAATCACAAGAGATATAAATATTACTCATCATGAGAAATGGGTGCCTGATGAAATAGGACGTAATGCGAATCGTGATATTTTAGCAGCTCATGGAATGAAAGTAAAAAACTTGCGAAATACTATGGGCTCACTTATGCTGCGCTCAGGTTATACAGTAGAAGAAGTTGCGGTTGTATTGGGCAATAGCCCTGAAGTCGTTAGAGCTCACTACGCAAGATTGTTATCAAATGAAGTAAAGGTTCAACTTAAGGAAGTTAAAAAGTCAGAAGTCATTAGGGCAAAAAAGAAGCCCTCAGATACTTAA